A genome region from Desulfovulcanus ferrireducens includes the following:
- a CDS encoding HyaD/HybD family hydrogenase maturation endopeptidase: MVADKPQILILGVGNILYTDEGIGVRVVEQLQERYEFSSNVSLLDGGTLGMRLMDYITQSDKLIIVDAVMGDQEPGSVYRLTGDDLRNSLSFKNSLHQTDLVDTLIYCQLIGNSPDTIVIGIQPSDLQTMSMQLSQEVNKALPQAIEKVLEEVTQAGGEYREIKSQSV; the protein is encoded by the coding sequence ATGGTTGCCGATAAACCGCAGATTTTGATTTTGGGGGTGGGTAATATCCTGTATACTGACGAAGGTATTGGGGTACGCGTGGTGGAGCAGTTGCAGGAGAGATATGAATTTTCCAGTAACGTAAGCTTGCTGGATGGAGGCACTTTAGGGATGCGCCTTATGGATTATATTACTCAGAGCGATAAATTGATTATTGTAGACGCTGTAATGGGAGATCAAGAGCCTGGCAGTGTTTATCGCCTGACCGGAGATGACTTGCGTAACAGCCTGTCCTTTAAAAATTCCCTGCACCAAACCGATCTTGTGGATACGCTGATCTATTGCCAGCTTATTGGCAACAGCCCAGACACTATTGTCATTGGTATCCAGCCGTCGGATTTGCAAACAATGTCCATGCAATTGTCGCAAGAAGTGAACAAAGCTCTCCCTCAAGCTATAGAGAAAGTCTTGGAAGAAGTTACCCAGGCTGGGGGAGAGTATCGGGAGATAAAGAGTCAATCTGTCTAG